GCGTACCGCCGAAAGGGCCGCCAGGAATTCGGGCGGAACCTGCGAAATGGATCCGGGTGAGCTCACCTTCCCGAGTCTAGGTCGGGGGGTGGGCCCACCCGGGCGCGGCACGCCGGGGAGCATGGGCGCAAGTGCCGCTAGACGGTGGCTTCGGCTGCCGCCAGTTCCTCGCGCAGTGCGGCGACGAACGCGTCGACGTCGGCTTCGGTGGTGTCGAACGAGCACATCCAGCGGACCTGGCCGGCGGTGCGGTCCCAGTCGTAGAAGCGGAAGCGTTCCCGGAGCCTGTCGGCCACCACGTTGGGCAGCTGGGCGAAGACCGCGTTGGCCTGCGTCGGGTAGACCGCCTCGACGCCGTCGATCGCATCGACCGCGCTCCGCAGGCGCGCCGCCATCGCGTTGGCATGGGACGCGGATTCGAGCCAGAGCGAGGTGCCGAAGAGCGCCACCATCTGCGCGGAGATGAAGCGCATCTTGGAGGCCAGCTGCATGTTCATCTTGCGCAGGAACTTCAGCCCGGTGGAGGCGGCCGGGTTCAGCACCACGATTCCCTCGCCGAACATCAGCCCGTTCTTCGTCCCGCCCAGGGACATCACGTCGATGCCGGTGTCGGTGGTCATCTCCTTGAAGCCGACGCCCAAGGCGGCCGCCGCATTGGAGATCCGGGCCCCGTCCAGGTGCACGAACATGCCGCGCTCGTGCGCGTGGGAGGTGATGGCGCGCAGCTCGTCGAGCGAGTAGAGCGTGCCGAGCTCGGTGCATTGGGTAATCGAGACCACCAGCGGCTGTGCGCGGTGTTCGTCGCCCCAGCCCCAGGCCTCCTTGTCGATCAGCTCGGGAGTCAGCTTGCCGTCGGGGGTGTCCACCGAGAGCAGTTTCATCCCGCCGACGCGTTCGGGCGCGCCGTTCTCGTCGACGTTGATGTGGGCGGTGGAGGCACAGATGACGGCGCCCCAGCGCGGCAGCATCGACTGCAGGGCCGTGACGTTCGCCCCGGTGCCGTTGAAGACCGGGAAGACCTCGGCGGTGGGCCCGAAGTGCTCCTTGACCACCTGGGCCAGTTGGGCCGTATAGTCGTCCTCGCCGTAGGCGACCTGGTGGCCGCCGTTGGCCGCCGCGA
Above is a window of Paeniglutamicibacter cryotolerans DNA encoding:
- a CDS encoding threonine aldolase family protein, producing MSTPIHDAAVRGFASDNYSGVHPEVLAALAAANGGHQVAYGEDDYTAQLAQVVKEHFGPTAEVFPVFNGTGANVTALQSMLPRWGAVICASTAHINVDENGAPERVGGMKLLSVDTPDGKLTPELIDKEAWGWGDEHRAQPLVVSITQCTELGTLYSLDELRAITSHAHERGMFVHLDGARISNAAAALGVGFKEMTTDTGIDVMSLGGTKNGLMFGEGIVVLNPAASTGLKFLRKMNMQLASKMRFISAQMVALFGTSLWLESASHANAMAARLRSAVDAIDGVEAVYPTQANAVFAQLPNVVADRLRERFRFYDWDRTAGQVRWMCSFDTTEADVDAFVAALREELAAAEATV